A single window of Leptospira semungkisensis DNA harbors:
- a CDS encoding HD-GYP domain-containing protein, whose translation MDAARDLQKFDFTEEVIQHFRENRIIPVDFYNKHGQILIHKKDMATGDDINRLQKFEKQGIYFLSAEIAKIHPGSGKKNSSLDPSFDKLINPTLTLDLSKGAADILSEIKKFPLNGDHVKEINKSINAVLDDFKSSPNMETGLVNIIEVMKNAGMPVDSEVLTKRTVIAMALKVRAAKVFTKVDMEQKKAEQMNLMMASYLADIGYTQMKIPTHANLRPEELEYIKNHPIISYLMIANIPEIEDPVKSVVLNHHRPHRGEGMNNNYPQTKPLVQKLQSYREKYKDDFRKNLLATDIQKQVKSILTNSISYEDIGILSIAGEFASLTTPQPWREPMEALKAMKLILNNSFFAYNEKTLKDFFDHVGLSLCDNQPFIKVGDYVIVASQDSNRKVFFEICVIKESHKNSIRPMLERIGTVRPKFANNGKIRISGFEMDSLNIDRRRAVFNLERNADPRRIIYLVDEGLDPEFYDSLDRVVRETYPSRTSSDSDSPSKAGVS comes from the coding sequence ATGGACGCAGCCAGAGATTTACAGAAATTCGATTTTACGGAAGAAGTGATCCAACATTTCCGTGAGAACCGAATCATTCCGGTAGACTTTTATAATAAGCACGGACAGATCCTCATTCATAAAAAAGATATGGCGACTGGCGACGATATCAATCGTCTCCAAAAATTTGAGAAGCAAGGTATCTATTTTCTAAGCGCTGAGATAGCAAAGATACATCCGGGCAGCGGAAAAAAGAATTCTTCCTTAGATCCTTCTTTCGATAAACTGATCAACCCTACATTGACTTTGGATCTATCCAAAGGGGCTGCGGATATTCTTTCCGAGATCAAAAAGTTCCCTTTGAATGGAGATCATGTAAAAGAGATCAACAAATCCATTAACGCAGTACTAGACGATTTTAAATCTTCTCCAAACATGGAGACCGGTTTAGTGAATATTATCGAGGTCATGAAGAATGCGGGAATGCCCGTAGACTCCGAAGTGCTAACTAAGAGAACTGTGATCGCAATGGCTCTCAAGGTTCGGGCCGCTAAAGTGTTCACCAAAGTGGACATGGAACAGAAGAAAGCGGAGCAGATGAATCTGATGATGGCTTCTTATCTTGCGGATATAGGCTATACTCAGATGAAGATCCCGACTCATGCGAATCTAAGGCCCGAAGAGTTGGAATATATCAAGAACCATCCTATTATCAGTTATCTGATGATCGCAAACATTCCTGAGATCGAGGATCCGGTTAAATCTGTAGTGCTCAACCACCATAGGCCTCATCGCGGAGAAGGAATGAATAATAACTATCCGCAAACTAAGCCATTGGTGCAAAAGCTTCAAAGTTATAGAGAGAAATACAAGGATGATTTCCGTAAGAACCTGTTAGCTACTGATATCCAAAAACAGGTTAAGAGTATTCTCACTAACTCGATCTCTTACGAGGACATCGGAATACTTTCAATTGCGGGAGAATTTGCTTCTCTCACTACTCCTCAGCCTTGGAGGGAACCGATGGAAGCCCTTAAGGCAATGAAGCTTATCTTAAATAACAGCTTTTTTGCATATAATGAAAAAACGTTGAAGGACTTCTTCGATCACGTAGGGCTATCTCTCTGCGATAACCAACCTTTTATCAAAGTTGGGGATTATGTGATCGTGGCGTCTCAGGATTCGAACCGAAAAGTATTCTTCGAGATTTGTGTAATCAAAGAGTCACATAAGAATTCCATCCGACCTATGCTAGAAAGGATAGGAACCGTTAGACCTAAGTTTGCAAATAACGGTAAGATCCGGATCTCCGGCTTCGAAATGGACAGTCTGAACATAGATAGAAGAAGAGCAGTTTTCAACTTAGAAAGGAACGCAGACCCTCGACGAATTATTTATCTGGTAGACGAAGGTTTGGATCCTGAATTTTACGATTCTTTGGATCGAGTCGTTAGAGAAACCTATCCCTCTAGGACTTCCTCTGATTCGGATTCTCCCTCGAAAGCGGGAGTTTCTTGA
- a CDS encoding HD domain-containing phosphohydrolase, translating to MASNSGPQDPLKLERFEFNADVIRQFKESQMIPVDFYNKNGQILIHRKDNATDADISKLQKFELQGIYFLLSERHKVTVNVEHPDAVNGRKVSYIKLVNPDLTIQMAKQASELLKDLRDYPLNGNHVKNVAKAIDSILDDFANSQDVELGLVNVIEVMKSAGVETDSEILTKRTVISMAMKLRSLKAISLKDAESSKAQQLNLMMAAYMVDIGKARMKFPAHGNLSKEEFEYVKNHPVISYLMIGNLPSIQTQVKTSVLNSHRPYRGEGLNNNYPSTTFLTQRLNEYYEKYKDDPTRTVLVDDLQKQLHILQSNSYSEDDPAIISISGEFASLSSAQHWRPAYSPITAMKLILNNSFFSYNERVVKEFFDFMALSLCENKSVLNVGDYVIVVSTDSQHKIHFETCIIREINRNQTRPLLERVGTIRPIFSNSGKIKIAGYDRKTFRPDRRKAVFNLSNTVDPRRVIYAIDPELDPPLFDLIDKNHRQTAPKSVA from the coding sequence ATGGCAAGTAACTCAGGACCACAAGATCCATTAAAGCTCGAGCGTTTCGAGTTCAATGCAGACGTTATTCGCCAATTCAAAGAAAGCCAAATGATACCCGTGGATTTCTATAATAAGAACGGGCAGATCTTAATTCATAGAAAAGATAACGCCACTGACGCTGATATCAGCAAGCTTCAGAAATTCGAATTGCAAGGGATTTATTTCCTTCTCTCAGAAAGACATAAAGTAACCGTAAATGTAGAGCACCCGGATGCGGTGAATGGTCGCAAGGTTTCTTATATTAAGTTAGTGAATCCGGATCTTACGATCCAGATGGCAAAACAGGCTTCCGAATTACTAAAAGATCTTCGTGATTATCCTTTGAACGGAAATCATGTGAAGAATGTTGCAAAAGCGATCGATTCCATCCTGGATGATTTTGCAAACAGTCAGGATGTAGAGCTTGGGCTCGTGAATGTGATCGAAGTCATGAAGTCTGCAGGTGTAGAAACTGACTCCGAAATATTGACAAAACGCACTGTTATCTCAATGGCAATGAAGTTGAGAAGTTTGAAGGCGATTTCTCTTAAGGATGCCGAGAGCTCTAAGGCGCAACAACTGAATTTGATGATGGCTGCTTATATGGTAGATATAGGCAAGGCTAGAATGAAATTCCCTGCTCATGGAAATTTGAGCAAAGAAGAATTCGAATATGTCAAGAATCATCCAGTTATCAGCTACTTGATGATCGGAAATCTTCCTTCTATCCAAACTCAAGTAAAGACTTCGGTTCTGAACAGTCATAGACCCTATCGAGGAGAAGGACTGAATAATAATTATCCTTCTACTACGTTTTTAACCCAAAGACTGAACGAATATTATGAAAAGTACAAGGATGATCCTACCCGAACTGTTCTAGTTGATGATCTGCAAAAGCAGCTTCATATTCTGCAAAGCAATTCTTATAGCGAAGATGATCCTGCAATTATTTCCATTTCCGGAGAGTTTGCATCTTTGAGTTCTGCTCAACATTGGAGACCTGCATATTCGCCGATCACTGCAATGAAGCTGATCTTAAACAATAGCTTCTTCTCTTACAATGAGAGAGTGGTTAAGGAATTCTTCGACTTCATGGCATTGAGTCTTTGTGAGAACAAGAGCGTGTTGAACGTGGGAGATTATGTGATTGTGGTTTCTACGGATTCTCAACATAAGATCCACTTCGAGACCTGCATTATTCGAGAGATCAATCGCAATCAGACCCGTCCTCTTCTGGAGAGAGTGGGAACGATTCGACCAATCTTCTCCAATTCCGGAAAGATCAAAATTGCGGGTTATGATCGTAAGACATTCCGTCCAGATAGAAGAAAGGCTGTATTCAATCTCTCCAATACAGTGGATCCGCGAAGAGTGATCTATGCGATCGATCCTGAATTGGATCCGCCTTTATTCGACTTGATCGACAAGAATCATCGTCAGACGGCTCCGAAATCTGTCGCGTAA
- the aroC gene encoding chorismate synthase: MPSSWGKIFKVSTFGESHGEAVGVVVEGVPAGIPIRLEEIQKDLSRRRPGQSKLTTPRDESDTVQVLSGVFEGKTIGSPIALVVHNQNTISKDYENLRETFRPSHADYTYQAKYGFRAHVGGGRSSVRETIARVAAGAIARMILEDDFGIKTVAWVDTIGKIASDLPESKFPRTREEVDVNEVRCPDIAAAEKMRALILEMKEAGDSVGGIIRCASYNLPPGLGDPVYDKLDGDLAKAILSIPACKGFEVGSGFSGTLLTGSSHNDEFYMEEGTGRVRTKTNHSGGLQGGISNGETLTVRAAFKPTSTIFKKQNTVSIDGKDTVLEAKGRHDPCVLPRAVPIVEAAVNLILVDAYLYQRAMNPLWFQKWAKVPDYYRDLKL, translated from the coding sequence ATGCCTTCCAGCTGGGGTAAAATATTCAAAGTCAGTACGTTTGGAGAATCTCACGGTGAAGCCGTGGGCGTTGTGGTCGAAGGAGTTCCTGCAGGAATTCCCATCCGTTTGGAGGAGATCCAAAAGGATCTAAGCCGAAGAAGACCAGGCCAAAGTAAACTTACCACTCCCAGAGACGAATCGGATACAGTCCAAGTCCTCTCCGGAGTATTCGAAGGCAAGACGATCGGTAGCCCGATTGCTCTCGTGGTTCATAACCAGAACACGATTTCCAAAGATTACGAAAATCTAAGAGAAACCTTTCGTCCTTCTCATGCAGATTATACATACCAAGCCAAGTACGGTTTTCGCGCTCACGTAGGTGGGGGAAGGTCCTCCGTTCGAGAGACGATTGCTCGTGTCGCTGCCGGCGCAATTGCAAGAATGATCTTAGAAGATGATTTCGGGATCAAGACCGTAGCTTGGGTCGACACGATCGGAAAGATCGCTTCGGACTTACCTGAAAGTAAGTTTCCCCGCACTAGAGAAGAAGTCGATGTAAACGAAGTCCGTTGCCCGGATATCGCCGCTGCGGAAAAAATGAGAGCCCTGATTCTAGAAATGAAAGAAGCAGGAGATAGCGTTGGGGGAATTATCCGCTGCGCTTCCTACAATCTTCCTCCTGGACTCGGCGATCCTGTGTATGATAAATTGGATGGGGATTTGGCTAAGGCGATCCTTTCTATCCCAGCTTGCAAAGGTTTCGAAGTGGGCTCCGGATTTTCCGGAACTCTTTTGACCGGAAGCTCTCATAACGACGAATTTTATATGGAAGAAGGAACCGGAAGGGTGCGTACGAAAACGAATCATTCCGGAGGATTGCAAGGAGGGATCTCCAACGGAGAAACTCTGACGGTCCGAGCCGCTTTCAAACCTACTTCTACCATTTTCAAGAAACAGAATACGGTCAGTATCGACGGAAAAGACACCGTCCTGGAAGCAAAGGGTCGTCACGATCCTTGTGTACTTCCCCGAGCAGTTCCCATTGTGGAAGCCGCTGTGAACTTGATTCTAGTAGACGCATATCTCTACCAAAGAGCTATGAATCCTCTCTGGTTCCAAAAATGGGCCAAGGTTCCGGACTATTACCGGGATTTAAAACTCTGA